A portion of the Halalkalicoccus tibetensis genome contains these proteins:
- a CDS encoding NADP-dependent malic enzyme, which produces MGFEDESRSYHAADPPGKIEIATTKPTNTQRDLSLAYSPGVAGPCRGINENPDDAYRYTAKGNLVGVISDGSAVLGLGDIGAQASKPVMEGKGVLFKRFADIDVFDVELDLDDPDAFAAAVSAMEPTFGGINIEDIAAPECFRIEETLREEMSIPVFHDDQHGTAIITGAALLNAAEIAGKDVADLEVVFSGAGAAATATARFFASLGVDPDNVTMSDIDGIITEERAAEGDPHPYVAEFASEEGGELADAMEGADVFVGLSVGGIVSPEMVRSMASDPVIFAMANPDPEIDYEAAKTAREDTVIMATGRSDYPNQVNNVLCFPFIFRGALDVRATEINEEMKVACAEALADLAKQDAPDAVRKAYSDETLRFGPEYILPKPLDSRVLFSVASAVAQAAISSGVAREEIALDEYRERLEARLGKSLEMMRIVLDKAKRDPKRVALAEGENERMIRAAFQMEEEGVAEPVLVGDRESIEGTIDDLGLAFDPEVAGRSEATYGAYADRLYERRRRKGLTRNEAMARLEGDPNYLASAMVEAGDADAMLTGLTHHYPSALRPPLEVIGTAEDADYAAGVYMLTFRDRVVFCADATVNQDPDEEVLAEVARHTAELARRFNVEPRVALLSYSDFGSVDNQGTRKPREAARTLRRDPDVDFPVDGEMQADTALVEGMLTGTYDFAELEEPANVLVFPNLEAGNIGYKLLQRLGGADAIGPMLVGMDEPVHVLQRGDEVKDIVNLASVAVVDAQQQ; this is translated from the coding sequence ATGGGATTCGAAGACGAATCGCGTTCGTATCACGCGGCCGACCCGCCGGGGAAGATCGAGATCGCGACCACCAAACCGACCAACACCCAACGGGACCTCTCGCTCGCCTACTCGCCCGGCGTCGCCGGCCCCTGCCGGGGTATCAACGAGAACCCCGACGATGCCTACCGATACACCGCCAAGGGCAACCTCGTCGGCGTGATCTCCGACGGTTCGGCGGTCCTCGGATTGGGCGACATCGGCGCGCAGGCCTCGAAGCCCGTCATGGAGGGGAAAGGAGTCCTGTTCAAACGGTTCGCCGACATCGACGTCTTCGACGTCGAGCTCGACCTCGACGACCCGGATGCGTTCGCCGCGGCGGTCTCGGCAATGGAGCCCACCTTCGGCGGGATCAACATCGAGGACATCGCGGCGCCCGAGTGTTTCCGGATCGAGGAGACCCTCAGGGAGGAGATGTCGATCCCCGTCTTCCACGACGACCAGCACGGCACCGCGATCATCACCGGGGCGGCGCTGCTGAACGCCGCCGAGATCGCCGGAAAGGACGTCGCCGACCTCGAGGTCGTCTTCTCCGGCGCGGGCGCGGCCGCGACTGCGACCGCGCGTTTCTTCGCCTCGCTGGGCGTCGATCCCGACAACGTCACCATGTCCGATATCGACGGGATCATCACCGAGGAGCGGGCGGCCGAGGGCGACCCCCACCCCTACGTCGCGGAGTTCGCCAGCGAGGAGGGCGGCGAGCTGGCGGACGCGATGGAGGGGGCGGACGTCTTCGTGGGACTGTCGGTCGGCGGGATCGTCTCCCCGGAGATGGTCCGCTCGATGGCAAGCGATCCCGTCATCTTCGCGATGGCCAACCCCGATCCCGAGATCGACTACGAGGCCGCCAAGACCGCCCGCGAGGACACGGTTATCATGGCGACGGGGCGCTCGGACTACCCCAACCAGGTCAACAACGTGCTGTGTTTCCCCTTCATCTTCCGTGGGGCGCTCGACGTGCGGGCGACGGAGATCAACGAGGAGATGAAGGTCGCGTGTGCCGAAGCGCTCGCCGACCTCGCCAAACAGGACGCCCCCGACGCGGTGCGGAAGGCCTACTCCGACGAGACCCTGCGGTTCGGCCCGGAGTACATCCTCCCGAAGCCGCTCGACTCGCGGGTGCTGTTCTCGGTGGCCTCGGCGGTCGCGCAGGCGGCGATCTCGAGCGGCGTCGCCCGCGAGGAGATCGCCCTCGACGAGTATCGAGAACGCCTCGAGGCCCGGCTGGGCAAGTCCCTCGAGATGATGCGGATCGTCCTCGATAAGGCGAAACGGGACCCCAAACGGGTTGCGCTCGCGGAGGGCGAGAACGAGCGGATGATCCGCGCGGCGTTCCAGATGGAGGAGGAGGGGGTTGCGGAACCCGTGCTGGTCGGCGACCGCGAGTCGATCGAGGGAACGATCGACGATCTCGGCCTCGCGTTCGACCCCGAGGTGGCCGGGCGGTCGGAGGCGACCTACGGGGCCTACGCCGACCGGCTCTACGAGCGCCGGCGTCGAAAGGGGCTGACGCGAAACGAGGCGATGGCCCGCCTCGAGGGCGACCCCAACTACCTCGCGAGCGCGATGGTCGAGGCCGGCGACGCCGACGCGATGCTGACGGGGCTGACCCATCACTACCCCTCGGCGCTCCGCCCGCCCCTGGAGGTGATCGGCACCGCCGAGGACGCCGACTACGCCGCCGGCGTCTACATGCTCACCTTCCGCGACCGCGTCGTCTTCTGTGCCGACGCCACCGTCAATCAGGACCCTGACGAGGAGGTGCTCGCCGAGGTCGCCCGCCACACCGCCGAGCTCGCCCGGCGGTTCAACGTCGAGCCGCGGGTCGCCCTCCTCTCCTATTCGGACTTCGGATCGGTCGACAACCAGGGCACCCGAAAGCCCCGTGAGGCCGCCCGAACCCTCCGACGGGATCCCGACGTCGACTTCCCCGTGGATGGAGAGATGCAGGCGGATACGGCCCTCGTCGAGGGAATGCTGACCGGAACCTACGACTTCGCGGAGCTCGAGGAGCCCGCGAACGTGCTGGTCTTCCCCAACCTGGAAGCGGGCAACATCGGCTACAAGCTCCTCCAACGGCTGGGTGGCGCCGATGCCATCGGGCCGATGCTGGTCGGGATGGACGAGCCGGTCCACGTCCTCCAGCGCGGCGACGAGGTCAAGGACATCGTCAACCTGGCGAGCGTCGCCGTGGTGGACGCCCAACAGCAGTAG